In Actinoplanes lobatus, the DNA window GATCGCGAACTCGCCCCGGGTGCACACGATCGGCTCACCGTCGACGGTCACCCGGTGCCGTACCGGATCCAGGGTCACCCGGCCGACCGTGCGCGCCTCGGACCCGGGCGTGGGCGCGGACCGGGTCGACCGGCGCAACAGCGTGCGCACCCGGGCCGTCAGCTCGCGGGGACTGTACGGCTTGGCCAGATAGTCGTCGGCGCCCAGCTCCAGGCCGAGCAGCAGGTCGTCCTCGCTGGTCCGGGCGGTGAGCATCAGCACCAGCACGTCCGACTCGGCGCGCAGTGTGCGGCACACGTGCAGGCCGTCCAGCTGCGGCATCATCACGTCCAGCACCAGCAGGTCCGGCCGTAGCCGGCGCGCCTGGTCGAGCGCGGTCCGGCCGTCGTGCGCCACGGTCACCTCGTGGCCGTCGGCGGCCAGATACCGGCGGACCACCTCGGCATGACGGGGATCGTCGTCGGCGATCAGAACGTGTGCGCACATGGCGGCGACTATAGGTGCCGGCGCAAGATCCGCCGGGTCGCCAGGAGATACCTGACAGCTTCCTAAAGATCTTCGCTGAGGCTGCCCGGCATGTCTGCTAACACTGACGCCCGGCCCTGGCGGTGGCTGGTCGCCGGAGCCGCTGTTCTGGTGGCCGTCGCCGTCGCCGTCCTGGTCCTCCGGCCGCGCGACCCCGGGACACCGACGCCGGCGGCCACCGGGGCGGTCACCACCACCGAGCTGCAACGGCGCGACCTGAGCACCTCGAAGAGCATTTCCGGGACCATCGGGTACGGGGGAACGCGTGCCGTGGACGGCCACAAGCAGGCGACCGTCACGTGGCTTCCGGCGCCCGGCACCACCGTGAAACGCGGACGGCAGCTGTACCGGGCCGACGACCTTCCGGTTCCGCTGTTCTACGGCGGCATGCCCCTGTACCGGACGATCACCGGCAAAGGCCTCGCCGGCCGGGACGTGCGGATCATCGCGGACAACCTGAAAGCGCTCGGCTATCCGATCGGCGTGCAGCCCGACACGAAGCCGGTCCAGGGGGCCGTGCTCACCCCGCAGCTCATCGCGGCCATCAAGAGATGGCAGCGTGACCAGGGTCTGCCGGAGACCGGTGCGATCGCGGT includes these proteins:
- a CDS encoding response regulator transcription factor → MCAHVLIADDDPRHAEVVRRYLAADGHEVTVAHDGRTALDQARRLRPDLLVLDVMMPQLDGLHVCRTLRAESDVLVLMLTARTSEDDLLLGLELGADDYLAKPYSPRELTARVRTLLRRSTRSAPTPGSEARTVGRVTLDPVRHRVTVDGEPIVCTRGEFAILAAMSEQPDRVFSRAQLLHHTRGIDRSSTERTIDVHVMNLRRKIEPDPQRPVHLLAVYGVGYRLSPGPA
- a CDS encoding peptidoglycan-binding protein, producing MSANTDARPWRWLVAGAAVLVAVAVAVLVLRPRDPGTPTPAATGAVTTTELQRRDLSTSKSISGTIGYGGTRAVDGHKQATVTWLPAPGTTVKRGRQLYRADDLPVPLFYGGMPLYRTITGKGLAGRDVRIIADNLKALGYPIGVQPDTKPVQGAVLTPQLIAAIKRWQRDQGLPETGAIAVGDVEVLAGAVRVESVAVQPGAPATGPLMSVTATRKVITVAADVSEAASIERGAAVTVVLPDERTVPGRVLSVGRVLAAADGAVADATPKLTITVTLKDPKAIAKIDAAEVRVDFAGKVRENVLAAPVEALVALAEGGYAVQTTTGLVAVTTGMFAQGWVEITGDGLTEGTSVVVAS